The following is a genomic window from Bacteroidales bacterium.
GTCTGTTATTCAAAAATAGCCAATATTTATTGACCAGCAAATTGATCTTTAAAGAAAAAATCTATCCATTCCCAGAAATTGCCTGTATGTTTAAGAAATCTAAAAAAATTACTGTTAGATATCACGAGGGTTGCCCGGTTGTCATTCGGGTGAAAGGTAAGTTTTTCGGCCTCTGACAGCAGGCGGTCAATGAACAGATGGACATGATGCTCCCTGTCGTGAATCAACCCGAAAGGGCTTACCGAACCGGGCTTCACTCCCAGATATTTCTGCAGGCGGGCCTCGGAGGCAAAAGACAACTTTCCCTGACGCACATATTTCTCCAGGGCATGGATGTCAAGAAGCCTGTCATGGCGCATAATAACCAGATAATGCCTGTTCCCCTTGTGATTTCTGAAAAAAATATTCCGGCAGAAGACCGCATCAATATCTTTCCAGTACCTTAGCGCTTCGTCAATCGTTGCAGCAGGCGGATGTTCGTAATACTGAAAAGGTATATCCAGCGTATGAAGCAGGTCGTATAAAGCAGGATCTCCGATCATATTACATCCAAAAGAATCCCTGGCATATTTTGCACAGGTGACAACAAAAAAACAAAATTTTTTCCTACTTTTGCCTGCCGGAAACAGAAAAGCAAGGTGCTTGTGCTGTTTCAGGCAAAAAGTTGATGAATCGGGGCGTGGCGCAGTTGGCTAGCGCACTTGCATGGGGTGCAAGGGGTCGGAAGTTCGAGTCTTCTCGCCCCGACATGTTCTGAAGGCGGAGGGAATTATACCTCCGCTTCTTTCATTTTATGCCGCTCATTCTGCAGAAAATACAGGTTAAAACTGCATAAAATCCGTATTGATTATCAGGTCACCGTTCATTTCCTCCCATATTTCCCTTGCAAGCTTTTCGCTTTCCTTACGGCTAATTGCACGCCTGCCCTCCGATTTCTCCTGTAACCTGACATTTTTTCCTCCCCTCATTCTCTGCCGTTCTGACAAAGTTTTCATAATAATTTGTTTTTTAGTATATTATACGTTTTTGACATGATTTTTGTTACCTTTTTCGCGCTTCTTACCAATATTAAAATTAATGCAATGAAGAAGCCACTAAAAAAGAAAATATGAACATACACACACATAATCTGTTAATTGTTGAACTTTCAGAATAGATATCTTTACAAACAACACAGAATATCATTAATATTAATCATTAAAATACCGTATTATGAGTTTATTCAAACCACTTGATGTTCAGAAAGATCCGGCTGAAAAAGTTGTTCCGGAAGGCAACGCCGAGCATGTCCATTGTCTCATTATCGGATCGGGACCGGCAGGATATACCGCAGCGATCTATGCAGCGCGTGCTAATCTGAAACCAGTTCTTTATGAAGGGCTTCAGCCCGGAGGCCAGCTCACTACCACCACCGAGGTGGAAAACTTTCCTGGCTATCCTGATGGAATTACAGGTCCTCAGATGATGGAGGATTTCAAAAAGCAGGCCCAGCGTTTTGGCACGGATATTCGTTTCGGAATGATCACATCGGTTGATTTCAGCAAAAGGCCGTTTAAAGTTGTTGCTGATGAAACCCATTTGATTGAAGCCGACGCTGTAATTATTGCCACCGGGGCCACAGCCAAATACCTGGGACTGGAGTCGGAAAAGAAATATATGGGCAGTGGCGTTTCAGCCTGCGCCACCTGCGATGGTTTCTTTTATAAAGGACAGGACGTTGCTGTTGTTGGCGGAGGAGATACAGCCTGCGAAGAAGCTCTCTACCTGGCCGGCTTGTGCCGGAAAGTTTACATGATTGTCAGAAAAAATTACCTCAGAGCCAGCAAAGTTATGCAGCAGCGGGTACTGAACACTCCGAACATAGAAGTACTGTTTGGTCATGTAACCAAAGAAATTGTCGGAGATCAGACCGTCAACGGAGTGATTCTCACTGACGATAAAGGACAGGAAAAGCGGATTGATGTTCAGGGTTTCTTTGTAGCAATTGGTCATACTCCGAACTCTGAAATCTTCAAACCCTGGATCGAAACGGATGAAACCGGATACATCATTACCCGTCCGGGAAGCACAAAGACCAATGTTGAAGGAGTATTCGCCTGCGGAGATGTTCAGGACAAGACATTCAGGCAGGCTGTTACGGCAGCCGGCTCGGGTTGCATGGCTGCCATCGAGGCAGAACGATGGCTGGCAGAACAGAAGTAAAAAAAGAATGCCTCAAATACAGATCGATTCATTTATACGAAGGTTAAGCAGTTTTAATTAAAAAAATCAACCGGTTGGCGCTCTGTGCTAACCGGTTGATTTTTAAAATCCTTTCCAGGGATATCAAAAACGAAATGTTAAGAACCTCTTTATTTGTTCACTTCTGCTATTTTGTCGGTATTGTATTTACCCTGTTTCAGTTTTTCGGCAATTTCCGAAAACGCGTTAATGGTGTACTGAACGTCATCCAGTGTATGGACCGCAGTAGGAATAATGCGGATCAGGATAACCCCTTTCGGAACAACAGGATATACAACAATGGAACAGAAGATGTTGTAATTTTCACGAAGATCAAAAATGATATTGGTGGCTTCCGGCACGCTTCCCGAGAGGAACACAGGAGTTACAGGCGAGTTGGTGTTTCCGAGATTGAATCCTTTGGCACGGAGTCCATCCTGCAAGGCCCGTACAATTTTCCAGAGATTGTCTTTTAACTCCGGACGGGTTTGCAGAAGTTCAAGCCTTTTCAGAGCTCCTTCTACCATGGGCATAGGCAGTGATTTGGCAAAAATCTGTGAACGCATGTTGTACTGCAGGTAGTCAATAACTTCCCGTTCCCCTGCAATGAAGCCTCCAATACCGGCCATAGCCTTGGCGAAGGTGGCAAAATACAGGTCGATCTTATCCTGCACGCCAAAATGCTCACCTGTTCCGGCTCCGGTTTTCCCCATGGTTCCGAATCCATGGGCATCATCCACGAGTATTCTGAACCGGAAATCTTTTTTCAGAG
Proteins encoded in this region:
- a CDS encoding prolyl-tRNA synthetase associated domain-containing protein, with product MIGDPALYDLLHTLDIPFQYYEHPPAATIDEALRYWKDIDAVFCRNIFFRNHKGNRHYLVIMRHDRLLDIHALEKYVRQGKLSFASEARLQKYLGVKPGSVSPFGLIHDREHHVHLFIDRLLSEAEKLTFHPNDNRATLVISNSNFFRFLKHTGNFWEWIDFFFKDQFAGQ
- the trxB gene encoding thioredoxin-disulfide reductase, with amino-acid sequence MSLFKPLDVQKDPAEKVVPEGNAEHVHCLIIGSGPAGYTAAIYAARANLKPVLYEGLQPGGQLTTTTEVENFPGYPDGITGPQMMEDFKKQAQRFGTDIRFGMITSVDFSKRPFKVVADETHLIEADAVIIATGATAKYLGLESEKKYMGSGVSACATCDGFFYKGQDVAVVGGGDTACEEALYLAGLCRKVYMIVRKNYLRASKVMQQRVLNTPNIEVLFGHVTKEIVGDQTVNGVILTDDKGQEKRIDVQGFFVAIGHTPNSEIFKPWIETDETGYIITRPGSTKTNVEGVFACGDVQDKTFRQAVTAAGSGCMAAIEAERWLAEQK
- a CDS encoding aminotransferase class I/II-fold pyridoxal phosphate-dependent enzyme produces the protein MDIFDKIHKNRGPLGQYQKEAHGYFMFPKLEGEIKPRMKFRGKEVLTWSLNNYLGLANHPEVRKADAEAAARWGLGYPMGARMMSGQTTLHEQLEEKLAAFVGKERAYLLNFGYQGMVSIIDTLLSRNDVVVYDSESHACILDGLRLHIGKRFVYAHNDMDSLKKQLEHATHVAETTGGGILVITEGVFGMAGDLGKLDEIAALKKDFRFRILVDDAHGFGTMGKTGAGTGEHFGVQDKIDLYFATFAKAMAGIGGFIAGEREVIDYLQYNMRSQIFAKSLPMPMVEGALKRLELLQTRPELKDNLWKIVRALQDGLRAKGFNLGNTNSPVTPVFLSGSVPEATNIIFDLRENYNIFCSIVVYPVVPKGVILIRIIPTAVHTLDDVQYTINAFSEIAEKLKQGKYNTDKIAEVNK